From Proteiniborus sp. DW1, one genomic window encodes:
- a CDS encoding YitT family protein, whose translation MRANIERFLIINLGILIMASGLYYFLIPANLATGGVTGLAMVVNKIFPFISIGIIMIISNFILFALAFLLIGKDFGGYTIYSSFLLSGVIYIFEIITPLHEPIIKDIMLNLIYGILIQGIGMGMVFYRNSSTGGTDIAAKILNKFFHVDIGKALFLADFLIVFFAGLAFGIEMGLYALLGILANTYIIDKVIAGFNTKMNIMIISEKSEAINQYIIHEINRGTTLYVGDGGFSKNRKTIINTVVDKKQYVKIRNYVKVTDPSAFITVGFVHEVLGEGFNLSL comes from the coding sequence ATGAGAGCCAATATAGAGAGATTTTTAATCATTAATCTTGGTATTTTAATAATGGCATCAGGCTTATATTATTTTTTAATTCCTGCAAATCTGGCTACAGGTGGTGTAACAGGGCTAGCTATGGTTGTAAATAAAATATTTCCTTTTATATCAATAGGTATAATAATGATAATTTCAAATTTTATCCTATTTGCCTTAGCTTTTTTACTAATAGGAAAGGATTTTGGTGGATATACCATATATTCAAGCTTTCTTTTGTCAGGGGTCATCTATATATTTGAAATTATAACTCCCTTACATGAGCCAATAATAAAAGATATAATGCTGAATTTGATATATGGTATCCTTATACAAGGAATAGGAATGGGAATGGTTTTTTATCGAAACTCTTCTACTGGAGGAACTGATATTGCAGCAAAAATATTGAATAAATTCTTTCATGTAGATATAGGCAAGGCATTGTTCCTAGCAGACTTTTTAATTGTATTTTTTGCAGGGCTAGCATTTGGAATTGAAATGGGGCTATATGCTTTATTAGGAATTTTAGCTAATACTTATATAATAGACAAAGTAATAGCTGGATTTAATACAAAGATGAACATAATGATAATTAGTGAAAAAAGTGAAGCTATAAATCAATATATAATTCATGAAATAAATAGGGGAACGACACTGTATGTTGGAGACGGAGGTTTCTCAAAGAACAGAAAGACTATAATAAATACTGTGGTTGATAAAAAGCAATATGTAAAAATTAGAAACTATGTTAAAGTTACTGATCCAAGCGCCTTTATAACAGTTGGCTTTGTGCATGAAGTATTAGGAGAAGGGTTTAACCTTAGCTTATAA
- a CDS encoding anaerobic ribonucleoside triphosphate reductase, whose product MITKIIKRDGREVPFNIEKIANAIFKASSSVGIKDYDAAFLLAEKTVACIEKEMMNINPSVEMVQDIVERVLIENGWVETAKAYILYRAERTRLREMNTKIMKIYQDLVFKEAEDNDIKRENANIDGDTAMGTMLKFGSEGAKQFYNMFILKPEYSKSHKDGDIHIHDLDFLTLTTTCCQIDIEKLFKSGFSTGHGHLREPNDIQSYSALACIAIQSNQNDQHGGQSIPNFDYGMAHGVRKTYKKHYIKNLSNAIELLTDNRETELIVENIIESMDKKYNLIPSLKMEEEYTRIEEKLLFDYFKDADLVRKAQAYARNKAYAQTDRSTFQAMEAFIHNLNTMHSRAGAQVPFSSINYGTDTSLEGRMVIKNLLLATEAGLGNGETPIFPIQIFKVKEGINYNNGDVNYDLFKLACRVSAKRLFPNFSFIDAPFNLKYYKKGKPETEIAYMGCRTRVIANEYDSSREIVFGRGNLSFTTINLPRIALKNNKSIDDFFRELDEKIDLVINQLLDRFEIQAGKKVKNFPFLMGQGVWIDSDKLSWDDEVREVLKHGTLTVGFIGLAECLKALTGKHHGESEEAQELGLSIIRHMRKRMDEASNKYKMNFSLIATPAEGTAGRFVNLDKRIFGSIEGVTDRDYYTNSFHVPVYYETTAFDKIKIEAPYHELTNAGHITYVELDGDPSENVTAFEKIIRAMKENGIGYGSINHPVDRDPLCGYSGIIKNQCPGCGREEGNVKFERIRRITGYLVGTLDRFNDAKRAEERERVKHFYMK is encoded by the coding sequence ATGATTACAAAAATAATAAAAAGAGATGGGCGTGAGGTTCCATTTAATATTGAAAAAATTGCAAATGCTATTTTTAAGGCTTCAAGCTCTGTAGGTATAAAAGACTACGATGCTGCATTTTTATTAGCAGAGAAGACAGTAGCCTGTATTGAAAAGGAAATGATGAATATAAACCCATCTGTTGAGATGGTACAAGATATAGTTGAGAGAGTTCTTATAGAAAATGGATGGGTCGAGACCGCTAAGGCGTACATACTTTATAGAGCAGAAAGAACAAGACTTAGAGAAATGAATACTAAAATCATGAAGATATATCAAGATCTAGTCTTTAAAGAGGCAGAAGATAATGATATAAAACGTGAAAATGCAAACATTGATGGAGATACAGCAATGGGAACCATGCTTAAGTTTGGTTCAGAGGGAGCAAAACAATTCTATAATATGTTTATTTTAAAGCCAGAATATTCGAAGAGTCATAAAGACGGAGACATACATATACATGATCTTGACTTTTTAACTCTTACGACAACATGCTGTCAAATTGACATTGAGAAGCTTTTTAAAAGTGGTTTTAGTACAGGACATGGACATTTAAGAGAACCCAATGATATTCAAAGCTATTCTGCTCTTGCTTGTATAGCAATACAATCAAATCAAAATGACCAGCATGGAGGTCAGAGTATCCCAAATTTTGACTATGGGATGGCTCATGGAGTTAGAAAGACTTATAAAAAGCATTATATAAAAAACTTGTCCAATGCTATAGAATTACTTACAGATAATAGAGAAACAGAGCTCATAGTAGAAAACATAATAGAATCAATGGATAAGAAGTATAATCTTATACCTAGTTTAAAAATGGAGGAAGAATACACTCGAATAGAAGAGAAACTGCTATTTGATTATTTCAAAGATGCAGATTTAGTTAGAAAGGCACAGGCATATGCTAGAAATAAAGCATATGCACAAACAGACAGGAGTACATTCCAAGCCATGGAGGCATTCATACATAACTTAAATACTATGCATAGCAGGGCAGGTGCACAGGTACCTTTTAGCTCTATTAACTATGGCACGGATACTTCTTTGGAAGGAAGAATGGTAATAAAAAACTTACTTTTAGCCACAGAAGCAGGGCTTGGTAATGGTGAAACTCCAATATTCCCTATTCAAATATTTAAGGTGAAAGAAGGTATAAACTATAATAATGGAGATGTAAACTACGATTTATTTAAGCTGGCATGCAGAGTAAGTGCTAAAAGGCTATTTCCTAATTTTTCCTTTATTGATGCTCCGTTTAATCTTAAGTACTATAAAAAAGGCAAACCTGAAACTGAAATAGCCTATATGGGTTGTAGAACAAGAGTAATTGCAAACGAATATGATTCATCAAGAGAAATAGTCTTTGGGAGGGGAAATCTAAGTTTTACGACTATTAATCTTCCTAGAATAGCATTAAAAAATAATAAGAGCATAGACGACTTTTTTAGAGAACTAGATGAAAAAATAGATTTAGTAATAAATCAGCTTTTGGATAGGTTTGAAATCCAAGCAGGAAAAAAGGTTAAGAACTTTCCTTTCTTAATGGGACAAGGTGTTTGGATTGATTCAGATAAACTTAGTTGGGATGATGAGGTTAGAGAAGTACTTAAGCATGGAACATTGACTGTAGGATTTATAGGATTGGCAGAATGTCTTAAAGCTTTGACAGGAAAGCATCATGGTGAATCAGAAGAAGCACAAGAGCTTGGGCTCAGTATTATTAGACATATGAGAAAGCGTATGGATGAAGCTTCAAATAAATATAAAATGAACTTTTCTCTTATTGCTACGCCAGCAGAAGGTACAGCTGGAAGGTTTGTGAATTTGGATAAAAGAATATTTGGAAGTATTGAGGGAGTTACAGACAGGGACTACTATACAAATAGTTTCCATGTGCCTGTTTATTATGAAACAACTGCATTTGACAAAATTAAAATAGAAGCTCCATATCATGAGCTTACAAATGCAGGGCATATAACATATGTTGAGTTGGATGGAGATCCTTCAGAGAATGTAACAGCGTTTGAAAAAATCATAAGAGCTATGAAGGAAAATGGTATAGGATACGGCTCTATAAATCATCCAGTGGACAGAGACCCTCTATGCGGCTATTCTGGAATAATAAAAAATCAATGTCCTGGATGCGGAAGAGAGGAAGGAAACGTAAAATTTGAAAGAATCCGAAGAATTACAGGCTATTTAGTAGGTACTTTAGACAGATTTAATGATGCAAAAAGAGCAGAAGAAAGAGAGAGAGTAAAGCATTTCTATATGAAGTAA
- the nrdG gene encoding anaerobic ribonucleoside-triphosphate reductase activating protein, with product MCNGIRVAGIVKESIVDGPGIRLVVFTQGCKHNCLGCHNPHTHSFEGGEVVNIESIVSMVKENPLLDGITLSGGEPFEQAKALSKLAKIIKELGLNVVTYTGYTYEFIVSSFSEHTGWEELLENTDILIDGRFEIEKRNLALKFRGSENQRIIDIKRTMQEGKIIQALI from the coding sequence ATGTGTAATGGCATAAGGGTTGCAGGTATAGTTAAGGAATCAATTGTGGATGGTCCTGGAATACGCCTTGTAGTTTTTACTCAAGGCTGTAAGCATAACTGCTTAGGGTGTCACAACCCACATACTCATTCCTTTGAAGGAGGAGAGGTAGTTAATATTGAGAGCATTGTTAGTATGGTAAAAGAAAATCCTCTATTAGATGGAATAACATTAAGTGGCGGTGAGCCTTTCGAGCAAGCAAAAGCACTGTCTAAGTTAGCAAAAATCATTAAAGAATTAGGACTTAATGTAGTAACATACACAGGCTATACTTATGAATTCATAGTAAGCAGTTTCTCTGAACATACTGGTTGGGAGGAGCTATTAGAGAACACAGATATATTGATAGATGGTAGATTCGAAATTGAAAAAAGGAATCTGGCTTTAAAATTCAGAGGTTCTGAAAATCAGAGAATAATTGATATTAAGAGGACAATGCAAGAAGGAAAGATAATACAGGCATTAATTTAG
- a CDS encoding energy-coupling factor ABC transporter permease, which produces MKEKKLMLLMFIFLMIISPNLSYAMHIMEGYLSPVWAIIWTALAIPFVIRGFSRVNGISKEDSSKKLLLALVGAFVFVLSALKIPSVTGSCSHPTGVGLGAILFGPTVMSALGVIVLLFQALLLAHGGITTLGANTFSMAVIGPLVSYGIFKLLRKSGANTSISVFLAAALGDLTTYIVTSIQLAVAYPDPAGGIFASLAKFLSIFALTQIPLAIVEGILSVIVFNFIAEYYGKEDGLVEGIH; this is translated from the coding sequence ATGAAGGAAAAAAAGCTAATGTTGCTAATGTTCATATTTTTAATGATTATAAGTCCAAATCTTTCATATGCAATGCATATAATGGAAGGATACTTATCTCCAGTTTGGGCTATTATTTGGACAGCTTTAGCAATTCCCTTTGTTATTAGGGGATTTTCTAGAGTTAATGGAATTTCCAAGGAAGATAGTAGCAAAAAACTGTTACTAGCACTAGTAGGGGCCTTTGTATTCGTGCTATCTGCTTTAAAAATTCCTTCTGTTACGGGAAGCTGTTCTCATCCTACAGGAGTAGGGTTAGGAGCAATATTGTTTGGACCAACAGTTATGAGTGCATTGGGCGTGATTGTATTATTGTTTCAAGCCCTATTATTGGCACATGGAGGAATAACGACCCTAGGTGCTAATACTTTTTCAATGGCAGTAATAGGACCATTGGTTTCGTATGGGATATTTAAGCTATTAAGAAAAAGTGGCGCAAATACTAGTATATCTGTGTTTTTGGCAGCAGCTCTTGGAGATTTAACAACTTACATAGTGACATCTATACAGCTGGCTGTGGCATATCCTGACCCAGCGGGAGGAATATTTGCATCTTTAGCAAAGTTTTTATCAATATTTGCATTAACTCAAATACCGCTTGCTATTGTAGAAGGGATATTATCAGTAATAGTATTCAATTTCATAGCAGAATATTACGGAAAGGAGGATGGATTAGTTGAAGGCATCCACTAA